The following proteins come from a genomic window of Corallococcus sp. NCRR:
- a CDS encoding acyl-CoA thioesterase: MVEARLRVIYGDTDQMGVVYYANYFRYFEFARSEFFRAHGGSYRELESTGLLLPVVEASAHYKASARYDDMLLIRTTLGELRRASLVFTYQLLRDGDSPTLLCTGRTLHACVGRDGKPQRLPEAIARLKSADDSDI; encoded by the coding sequence ATGGTCGAGGCACGGCTGCGCGTCATCTACGGCGACACGGATCAGATGGGGGTCGTCTACTACGCGAACTACTTCCGCTACTTCGAGTTCGCCCGCAGCGAGTTCTTCCGCGCCCACGGAGGCAGCTACCGCGAACTGGAGAGCACCGGGCTGCTCCTGCCCGTGGTGGAGGCCAGCGCCCATTACAAGGCGTCCGCGCGCTACGACGACATGCTCCTCATCCGCACCACCCTGGGAGAGTTGCGCCGCGCGTCACTCGTGTTCACCTACCAGCTGCTGCGCGACGGTGACTCCCCCACGCTCCTGTGCACCGGCCGCACCCTGCACGCCTGCGTGGGGCGCGACGGCAAACCGCAGCGGCTGCCCGAAGCCATCGCCCGCCTGAAGTCCGCGGACGACTCCGACATCTGA
- the glpX gene encoding class II fructose-bisphosphatase codes for MDRNLAMEVVRVTEMAAIASARLMGRGNKDESDQAAVDAMRRAFDALNIDGTVVIGEGERDEAPMLYIGERVGARAAGAPEVDIALDPLEGTNLCAYGRPGSISVVAMSSHGGLLNAPDTYMEKIAVGPRARGAIDLTKSPTENLRSIAERMKLYVEDLTVMILDRERHADLIKEVRAAGARVRLIEDGDVAGAIATCFEGSGVDVLMGIGGAPEGVIAAAAIRATGGDMQGRLVPRNQGEIERAKKMGITDIHKIYAAEELARGEVMFAATGVTSGDFLKGVRFFGGGCETHSVVMRSKTGTVRFIQSVHKFDKKPGYAP; via the coding sequence ATGGATCGCAACCTGGCAATGGAGGTCGTGCGCGTCACCGAGATGGCGGCCATCGCCTCCGCCCGGCTCATGGGCCGCGGCAACAAGGACGAGTCCGACCAGGCCGCCGTGGACGCGATGCGCCGCGCCTTCGACGCGCTGAACATCGACGGCACGGTCGTCATCGGTGAGGGCGAGCGCGACGAGGCGCCCATGCTCTACATCGGTGAGCGCGTGGGCGCCCGCGCCGCTGGCGCCCCCGAGGTGGACATCGCCCTGGACCCGCTGGAGGGCACCAACCTGTGCGCCTACGGCCGCCCGGGCTCCATCTCCGTCGTGGCCATGTCCAGCCACGGCGGCCTGCTCAACGCGCCCGACACGTACATGGAGAAGATCGCCGTGGGCCCGCGCGCCAGGGGCGCCATCGACCTGACGAAGTCCCCCACGGAGAACCTGCGCTCCATCGCGGAGCGCATGAAGCTCTACGTGGAGGACCTCACGGTCATGATTTTGGACCGCGAGCGCCACGCCGACCTCATCAAGGAGGTCCGCGCCGCGGGCGCGCGCGTGCGCCTCATCGAGGACGGTGACGTGGCGGGCGCCATCGCCACCTGCTTCGAGGGCTCCGGCGTGGACGTGCTCATGGGCATCGGCGGCGCGCCCGAAGGCGTCATCGCCGCGGCCGCCATTCGCGCCACCGGTGGTGACATGCAGGGGCGGCTGGTGCCTCGCAACCAGGGCGAAATCGAGCGCGCCAAGAAGATGGGCATCACCGACATCCACAAGATCTACGCCGCGGAGGAGCTGGCCCGCGGCGAGGTGATGTTCGCGGCCACGGGCGTGACGAGCGGCGACTTCCTCAAGGGCGTGCGCTTCTTCGGCGGCGGCTGTGAGACGCACTCCGTCGTCATGCGCAGCAAGACGGGCACCGTCCGCTTCATCCAGTCCGTCCACAAGTTCGACAAGAAGCCGGGCTACGCGCCGTAA
- a CDS encoding type II toxin-antitoxin system RatA family toxin — protein sequence MAGATRTITINAPVEKVFDIITNYDRYAEFLPEVKKVSTSQRQGNTVQVHYEVDVVKRIKYTIRVTEERPKRMSWTFVEGEVMKDNKGSWTLEPEGEGKTRATYNVEMALGALIPKAIINTLTETQLPKMLEAFKRRAEAA from the coding sequence ATGGCCGGCGCCACGCGCACCATCACCATCAACGCTCCCGTCGAGAAGGTCTTCGACATCATCACGAACTACGACCGCTACGCGGAGTTCCTCCCGGAGGTGAAGAAGGTCTCCACCTCCCAGCGCCAGGGGAACACCGTCCAGGTGCACTACGAGGTCGATGTGGTGAAGCGCATCAAGTACACCATCCGCGTCACCGAGGAGCGCCCCAAGCGCATGTCCTGGACCTTCGTCGAGGGCGAGGTGATGAAGGACAACAAGGGCAGCTGGACGCTGGAGCCCGAGGGCGAAGGCAAGACGCGCGCGACCTACAACGTGGAGATGGCCCTGGGCGCCCTCATCCCCAAGGCCATCATCAACACCCTGACGGAGACCCAGCTCCCCAAGATGCTGGAGGCCTTCAAGCGCCGCGCGGAAGCGGCCTGA